A portion of the Suricata suricatta isolate VVHF042 chromosome 11, meerkat_22Aug2017_6uvM2_HiC, whole genome shotgun sequence genome contains these proteins:
- the LOC115271728 gene encoding olfactory receptor 1030, with the protein MLAAKKMVRGNSTLVTEFVLLGLTDRPELQPILFVLFLVIYLITVGGNLGMLVLIRTDSRLHTPMYFFLASLSCLDLCYSTNVTPKMLVNFLSEKKTISYAACLVQCYFFIAMVITEYYMLAVMAYDRYMAICNPLLYSSKMSRGVCIRLIAGPYVYGFLSGLMETMWTYRLTFCGSNIINHFYCADPPLIQLSCSDTFIKETSMFVVAGFNLSNSLLIILISYIFILIAILRMHSAEGRHKAFSTCGSHLVAVTVFYGTLFCMYVRPPTDKSVEQSKIIAVFYTFISPMLNPIIYSLRNKNVKQAFWKLMRRDVLLK; encoded by the coding sequence ATGCTGGCAGCTAAGAAAATGGTCAGAGGAAATTCCACCCTGGTGACTGAATTTGTTCTCTTGGGATTAACAGATCGTCCAGAGCTTCAGCCCATCCTCTTTGTGCTGTTCCTGGTGATTTACTTGATCACTGTGGGGGGGAACCTTGGGATGTTGGTATTGATCAGGACAGACTCACGCCTCCATACTCCCATGTACTTCTTTCTTGCCAGTTTGTCCTGCTTGGATTTGTGTTATTCCACCAATGTGACTCCCAAGATGTTGGTGAACTTCTTATCAGAGAAGAAAACCATTTCCTATGCTGCCTGTTTAGTCCAGTGTTACTTTTTCATTGCCATGGTGATTACTGAATATTACATGCTAGCTGTAATGGCTTATGATAGGTACATGGCCATTTGTAACCCTTTACTTTACAGCAGCAAGATGTCCAGAGGGGTCTGTATTCGCCTGATTGCCGGTCCATATGTGTACGGCTTCCTCAGTGGCCTGATGGAAACCATGTGGACGTACCGCTTGACCTTCTGTGGCTCCAATATTATCAATCACTTCTACTGTGCTGACCCACCCCTCATCCAGCTGTCCTGCTCTGATACTTTCATTAAAGAGACATCCATGTTTGTGGTAGCAGGATTTAACCTCTCCAACTCCCTCCTCATAATCCTCATCTCCTACAtcttcattctcattgccatcttGAGGATGCATTCTGCTGAAGGCAGGCACAAAGCTTTTTCCACGTGTGGGTCCCATCTGGTGGCAGTGACTGTATTTTATGGGACACTCTTCTGCATGTATGTTAGACCTCCCACGGACAAGTCAGTGGAGCAGTCTAAAATTATTGCTGTTTTCTACACTTTTATAAGCCCTATGTTGAACCCCATCATTTATAGTCTGAGGAACAAGAATGTAAAACAAGCTTTTTGGAAACTGATGAGAAGAGAtgtacttttgaaataa
- the LOC115271729 gene encoding olfactory receptor 5M8-like gives MRRNFTSVNEFILLGLTSQLELQILLFLLFLAIYMLTVTGNLGMIVLIQVHARLHKPMYFFLSHLSFVDLCFSSNVTPKMLEIFLSEKKTISYPACLVQCYFFIALVQVEVYILAVMAFDRYMAICNPLLYGSKMSKSVCTSLVTGTYVFGALIGLMETMWTYQLAFCGSNEINHFYCADPPLIKLACSDTHNKELSMFVVAGCNLSISLLIILISYLFIIPAILRIRSTEGRHKAFSTCGSHLTAVTIFYATLFFMYVRPPSKESVEQGKMVAVFYTSVIPMLNPMIYSLRNKEVKEALTKELVRRKLLSK, from the coding sequence ATGAGAAGAAATTTCACCTCAGTGAATGAGTTCATTCTCCTTGGATTGACCAGTCAGCTGGAACTGCAGATCCTCCTCTTCCTGCTATTTCTGGCCATTTACATGCTCACAGTCACAGGGAATCTTGGTATGATTGTGCTCATCCAGGTCCATGCCCGGCTGCACAaacccatgtactttttcctgaGCCACTTATCCTTTGTGGATCTGTGCTTTTCTTCCAATGTGACCCCAAAGATGCTGGAGATTTTCTTGTCAGAGAAGAAAACCATTTCTTATCCTGCGTGTCTGGTGCAGTGTTACTTTTTCATTGCGTTGGTCCAAGTGGAGGTCTATATCCTGGCTGTGATGGCCTTTGATCGGTACATGGCCATCTGCAACCCTCTGCTTTATGGCAGCAAGATGTCCAAGAGTGTGTGCACATCCCTCGTCACGGGGACTTACGTGTTTGGAGCGCTCATCGGCCTCATGGAAACCATGTGGACTTACCAGCTAGCCTTCTGTGGCTCCAATGAAATTAACCACTTCTACTGTGCGGACCCACCGCTCATTAAGCTGGCTTGCTCTGACACTCACAACAAAGAGCTGTCCATGTTTGTTGTGGCTGGATGTaacctttccatttctctcctcatCATCCTGATTTCCTACCTTTTTATTATTCCTGCTATCCTGAGGATTCGTTCCACAGAAGGCAGGCACAAAGCGTTCTCTACTTGTGGCTCCCATTTGACGGCTGTCACCATCTTCTATGCCACTCTTTTCTTCATGTATGTCAGACCCCCGTCAAAGGAATCTGTGGAACAGGGAAAAATGGTTGCTGTATTTTATACATCGGTAATTCCCATGTTGAACCCCATGATCTACAGTCTGAGgaacaaggaagtgaaagaagcTTTAACCAAAGAACTGGTCAGAAGGaaattgctttctaaataa